A genome region from Halorussus pelagicus includes the following:
- a CDS encoding isoaspartyl peptidase/L-asparaginase translates to MNVIVHGGAGSAPDEPEPRQAVLDEAAETGAGESSVVDAVEAAVRVLESSPRFNAGVGGAVQSDGAIRTDAGLMTDDREAGAVCSMPGVEHAVSAARVVMEETPHVLVSGDHAVELAADYGVETDVDLWSADTREKWDDLDSTPEGTPSEHLDWLTEKFGGNPDSAESDDPTDDHKDHDTVGAVAYDPETDEFAAATSTGGRWLALAGRVGDVPQIGSGFFAAPAGAASATGAGEDIAKTTLTRRAVRHLESGDDAQTAADRAVEAFAELTGSSAGVIVLDGDGNAGSAFNSEAMQTAVSSRSASE, encoded by the coding sequence ATGAACGTCATCGTACACGGCGGTGCGGGGAGCGCCCCCGACGAACCCGAACCCAGACAGGCAGTGTTGGACGAGGCGGCCGAGACCGGCGCGGGCGAATCCTCGGTCGTGGACGCGGTCGAGGCCGCGGTTCGCGTCCTCGAATCCTCGCCGCGGTTCAACGCGGGCGTCGGCGGCGCGGTCCAGAGCGACGGCGCGATTCGGACCGACGCGGGCCTGATGACCGACGACCGCGAGGCGGGCGCAGTCTGCTCGATGCCCGGCGTCGAACACGCGGTCAGCGCTGCGCGCGTCGTCATGGAGGAGACCCCCCACGTCCTCGTCTCGGGCGACCACGCGGTGGAACTCGCCGCGGACTACGGCGTCGAGACCGACGTGGACCTCTGGTCGGCCGACACCCGCGAGAAGTGGGACGACCTCGATTCGACGCCGGAGGGCACCCCGAGCGAACACCTCGATTGGCTCACCGAAAAGTTCGGCGGGAACCCGGACAGCGCCGAGAGCGACGACCCGACGGACGACCACAAGGACCACGACACCGTGGGCGCGGTCGCCTACGACCCCGAGACCGACGAGTTCGCCGCGGCGACCTCGACCGGCGGCCGATGGCTCGCGCTCGCGGGCCGGGTCGGCGACGTGCCCCAAATCGGGAGCGGCTTCTTCGCGGCCCCTGCGGGCGCGGCCAGCGCGACGGGCGCGGGCGAGGACATCGCCAAGACGACGCTCACCCGGCGGGCGGTCCGCCACCTCGAATCCGGCGACGACGCCCAGACCGCGGCCGACCGCGCCGTTGAGGCGTTCGCGGAACTCACCGGCTCGTCGGCGGGCGTCATCGTCCTCGACGGCGACGGGAACGCCGGGAGCGCGTTCAACTCCGAGGCGATGCAGACCGCGGTCAGCAGTCGCTCGGCGAGCGAGTGA
- the icd gene encoding isocitrate dehydrogenase (NADP(+)), translating to MSYDKVEVPEDGEKITVAEEGEDGLEVPDNPIIPIIHGDGIGQDVGPAAQKVLSKAAEATGRDVSWMRLYAGESAREKYDENLPDETVDAIREHRVAIKGPLTTPVGAGFRSLNVALRQTLDLYANVRPTYYLDGVPSPMKAPEEMDMVTFRENTEDVYAGIEWEAGTDEAEKVRDFVEDEMDFDGVMHEGDIGLGLKPISEKGSKRLVREAIDYAIENDRDKVTLVHKGNIMKFTEGQFGDWGMEVADEEYPDEEVFAAPDSLWEEQDEVEIPEDAVMVEERLADAMLQWMQLRTDEFDVLAMPNLNGDYLSDAAGAQIGGLGIAPGANFGDNRCLAEPVHGSAPKRAGQDKANPSALILSGRLLFEYLGWDDTGKLIRDAVEETISSGKVTYDLERQIEGGEKLSTTEYAEAICDKIDELA from the coding sequence ATGAGCTACGACAAGGTCGAAGTCCCTGAAGACGGCGAGAAGATTACCGTCGCGGAAGAAGGCGAGGACGGACTCGAAGTACCCGACAACCCGATTATCCCCATCATCCACGGGGACGGAATCGGACAGGACGTTGGTCCGGCCGCCCAGAAAGTCCTCAGCAAGGCCGCCGAGGCGACAGGCCGCGACGTGAGCTGGATGCGACTCTACGCCGGTGAGAGCGCCCGAGAGAAGTACGACGAGAACCTCCCCGACGAGACGGTTGACGCCATCCGCGAACACCGCGTCGCCATCAAGGGTCCGCTCACGACCCCCGTCGGCGCTGGCTTCCGCTCGCTGAACGTCGCGCTCCGCCAGACGCTCGACCTCTACGCGAACGTCCGACCGACCTACTACCTCGACGGCGTTCCGTCCCCGATGAAAGCGCCCGAGGAGATGGACATGGTCACGTTCCGAGAGAACACCGAGGACGTGTACGCCGGTATCGAGTGGGAGGCCGGAACCGACGAGGCCGAGAAGGTTCGAGATTTCGTCGAGGACGAGATGGACTTCGACGGCGTCATGCACGAGGGCGACATCGGTCTCGGTCTCAAGCCCATCTCCGAGAAGGGCAGCAAGCGGCTCGTCCGCGAGGCCATCGATTACGCCATCGAGAACGACCGCGACAAGGTCACGCTCGTCCACAAGGGCAACATCATGAAGTTCACCGAGGGTCAGTTCGGTGACTGGGGCATGGAGGTCGCCGACGAGGAGTACCCCGACGAGGAAGTCTTCGCCGCGCCCGACTCGCTCTGGGAAGAGCAGGACGAAGTGGAAATCCCGGAGGACGCCGTCATGGTCGAGGAGCGCCTCGCCGACGCGATGCTCCAGTGGATGCAGCTCCGTACCGACGAGTTCGACGTGCTCGCCATGCCGAACCTCAACGGCGACTACCTCTCGGACGCCGCGGGTGCCCAAATCGGCGGTCTGGGCATCGCGCCCGGCGCGAACTTCGGTGACAACCGCTGTCTCGCCGAGCCGGTTCACGGCTCCGCGCCCAAGCGCGCCGGTCAGGACAAGGCCAACCCGTCCGCACTCATCCTCTCGGGTCGGCTCCTGTTCGAGTACCTCGGTTGGGACGACACCGGCAAACTCATCCGCGACGCCGTCGAGGAGACCATCTCCTCGGGCAAGGTCACGTACGACCTCGAACGCCAGATCGAGGGCGGCGAGAAGCTCAGCACCACCGAGTACGCCGAGGCCATCTGCGACAAAATCGACGAACTCGCGTAG
- a CDS encoding tetratricopeptide repeat protein: protein MSTQEIPRAGSRLDEWLAANFAQLLPWKRRAEAFYHEKRAEFAGEDYETAREHYDAAIGVWGRLGDTKRAVDLGLRLADLADRNRDYATAREHYERVVELHARRENARKALDALEPMLDVLDEQGADDELAQWWGHALMILGEADPGELSTARRDELIERYADRIRTEDSAGRLYGIALTRLLAGEDEIGADLLDATWERADVVREQVGQFRVVLAAGVGRVAYADLTDRDADREATLDFVGDHREKLSEPATALFERLSEGETDATPGDLKTGVEPDDEAELRDVESEVFGRFLERLA from the coding sequence ATGAGTACACAGGAGATTCCGAGAGCCGGAAGCCGCCTCGACGAATGGCTCGCAGCGAACTTCGCACAGCTCCTTCCGTGGAAGCGCCGCGCCGAGGCGTTCTACCACGAGAAGCGCGCCGAGTTCGCGGGTGAGGACTACGAGACCGCCCGCGAACACTACGACGCTGCCATCGGGGTCTGGGGTCGCCTCGGCGACACCAAGCGAGCGGTTGACCTCGGCCTGCGACTGGCGGACCTCGCGGACCGGAACCGCGACTACGCCACGGCGCGCGAGCATTACGAGCGCGTGGTCGAACTCCACGCCCGCCGAGAGAACGCCCGCAAGGCGCTCGACGCGCTCGAACCGATGCTCGACGTGCTGGACGAGCAGGGCGCAGACGACGAACTCGCGCAGTGGTGGGGCCACGCGCTGATGATTCTCGGGGAAGCCGACCCCGGTGAACTCTCGACCGCGCGCCGCGACGAGTTGATCGAACGGTACGCCGACCGAATTCGCACCGAGGACAGCGCCGGTCGGCTCTACGGAATCGCGCTCACGCGCCTGCTCGCGGGCGAAGACGAGATCGGCGCGGACCTGCTGGACGCGACGTGGGAGCGTGCCGACGTGGTGCGCGAGCAGGTCGGGCAGTTCCGGGTCGTCCTCGCGGCGGGCGTCGGCCGCGTCGCCTACGCGGACCTGACCGACCGCGACGCGGACCGCGAGGCGACCCTCGACTTCGTGGGAGACCACCGCGAGAAGCTCTCTGAGCCAGCGACCGCACTCTTCGAACGCCTCTCGGAGGGCGAGACCGACGCGACCCCCGGAGACCTGAAAACCGGCGTCGAACCGGACGACGAGGCGGAACTCCGCGACGTGGAGAGCGAGGTGTTCGGGCGGTTCCTCGAACGGTTGGCGTGA